The Bacteroides ovatus genomic interval CAGACCGGATGGTTTGTGGAAGGTTTGTTATCACAGACATTGATTGTCCACATGATACGTACCCGCAAGATACCGTTCATACAAAGCCGTGCCACATGGCCTGTAATGGGACTGACCTTCTTAATCATGGCAATAGGTATTCTTATTCCTTTCACCGCTTTCGGGCGTTCCATCGGATTGACAGCTCTTCCTTTGAGCTATTTCCCCTGGCTGGTTGGGATTTTGCTCTCTTATTGCATTTTGACGCAGATCGTGAAGAATTGGTATATTAAGAAGTTTGTGCGCTGGTTATAATCCACAGTATCATATTTTATTCAGAAATCATTAAGCGATAAATATCTAATATTTTCTTATATAGAATATTCTAACCTACAAAAAAGACAAGGTTGATATTAACCTTGTCTTTTTTGTAGCTCTCTCATTAATTCATCTACAATATATGCATCGCTCATGAGATATAGATCTCCAAGTCGGTGGACAATGCGCTGGTAGCTTTCGCTATTATAAAATATATCAAGTGCCTGTAGACTGGAAATATGCAGACGGGCAGCAAGAAGTTCTACAATGCTGTAATATTTGCCTTGCATTACAATATCAGCATTGGGGATTTCTTTTGAGAGAGATGGGAAAGGCAAAAGTATAGCATCCACAAAATGTAAGTGTTCGTCAATTACTTTTTGGTTCGTAATACAAATTTGATTGTTAGGCTCTTGATGAATCAAACGTGACAACGCTTCTTCACGAGTGTAATCACCACGCATATAAAGGTCAATAGTACGTATCACACGGTCATCTGCTATACCGCCTTCTATTATGTCATAATCCTGCCATATAACATTCCCTTGTCGACATGCTACAACAAAATCCAGCCAATGTGCATCGTAAGTGGTAAAGTGCAAATAATTAAAAGAAGAGTTGCGGCAGGCATCTATATCCAATGAATAAATATTGAGCCACACACTATTTTCATGGCGAATATCAGCTGTGCGAAGAGCCCAACGAACTGCCTGTTCCTTTAAATCAGTAAGATAAAAGCCCACTCCGAAATCAAGATTCGGTCGGCATACGCCAGCTAATGGTTGTTCTACACGGTAAGTAGAACCATGATAAACAGTTAACATGACTTATCTCCTTTTTGCTGTGTCGAAACTTGAAAAGGACGATAATCTTCCGGTAACCATTGTGGATCACGATGATAGATATATTCTAATAAAGAATCTACTATGTAGGCTTTGCCTTGGGTATGCAAAGTATCATAAAAAGCATTTATATAGCCGTCTATAGCACCTAATTCTTTTAGTTTATTATATACATCCGCACTATAGCGTCCTAACCGTTCAGCTGTATTCTCTATACAATAGATAATAAACTCTAATTGTTTTTCTTTGAGGGTCATATTATTTTCTCCTTTCTTATCTTAATCCATTAGCGAAAAAGATTAATATTAGCAAAGATAGAAAAGTTCCTTCTTTCTTCCAATTAATTAGTATAGTATATCACGTTTCCTTATGGAATATTAAATCAAAATCAATATACTTTCATTATAGTTTTATAGCTTTTTCTTCTTTCACCAATTTCCTCCATCTTTGAAATGCCCTCATCAGAGTTTCTTCCTGTACCAGTCCTACCATTTCGTAGTGCTCTACGAATTGTTCTATTGACTTTTTAAACATCACTCCTTTATTAAACTTATTATCCAATAGAAAGGAATATAATTCCGCTTTCATCTCCGTTTCTATTTCCTTTTCTATAATCAATGCACTATCGTTTCCGATATAGTTATAGACTTCCGGATTCTTCCCATTACGCGGTTTGGGCAGTACAAAGCAAATATTCCCAATTTCTTTCCATGAAGTATTTTGCGGATGAGGGACAGATAGTTGATGAAGGAAGTGATAAACTGGAGTAATGTGGGAGAGATGGATAGGGATAAGTCGTTTGGAAGAAGAAGGAGAAGGAGAGGAGGAATGAGACTGGTTCTCTGGATCGGGTTCTAAACTTTGTCGATATCGGACATACATATATCCAGCCAAATATGGCTTGATATTAATTGTAACTGTAACCATGGGAAATTTTTTAAAGTTTGTAATAAAAAAGTATGTATATACAGCCCTTTGGACTGTGAATTCCGTTTGGTTTATTGAGAATATTCCCATGGTTATCGGGACGGAATTCTTCTTTTTATAATAAATTGATATACAGTGTATTATAGAT includes:
- a CDS encoding DUF3990 domain-containing protein, whose translation is MLTVYHGSTYRVEQPLAGVCRPNLDFGVGFYLTDLKEQAVRWALRTADIRHENSVWLNIYSLDIDACRNSSFNYLHFTTYDAHWLDFVVACRQGNVIWQDYDIIEGGIADDRVIRTIDLYMRGDYTREEALSRLIHQEPNNQICITNQKVIDEHLHFVDAILLPFPSLSKEIPNADIVMQGKYYSIVELLAARLHISSLQALDIFYNSESYQRIVHRLGDLYLMSDAYIVDELMRELQKRQG
- a CDS encoding DUF3791 domain-containing protein, with the protein product MTLKEKQLEFIIYCIENTAERLGRYSADVYNKLKELGAIDGYINAFYDTLHTQGKAYIVDSLLEYIYHRDPQWLPEDYRPFQVSTQQKGDKSC